From one Coffea eugenioides isolate CCC68of chromosome 11, Ceug_1.0, whole genome shotgun sequence genomic stretch:
- the LOC113751298 gene encoding protein FAR1-RELATED SEQUENCE 5-like, translating to MGQDGALKTQLMTWCRKQRINQMALDVCGRLRSFDLNQEPECDRDTFIEESGGSIGGHEDEEADELVGAIGVDDVMKLTFDTEEEAGEFYNLYAKLSGFGIRKSNAKRDADGISRFRKWVCCCEGYRNEKWYNYEDRKREAKPITRTGCGACFRVKYDIESVKYVVTRFIMEHNHPLASEASVQHIRSHRKVSDAEYAQAKSLKLVGARICQIMKHFVIKAGGYSNVGFCIKDLYNRMDEERRKDIFNGDAEGALGFLAAKKDADDIVFGDVLVFDTTYKTNKYHKPLVVLAGVNNHLNSTIFGCALLSDERIETYEWVLSTFVEAMKGRKPVAVMTDGDSAIRRAIKNLLPDACHRLCSWHLHRNARSNIRCEEFNNRFYNLMARKCSTLEFEDRWARLVNECGVVENEWVKKLYRRRRLWAEAYLRDHFFAGMRSTQRCEKMNAFLNEYLNEKMRLYEFVRSFDLAIAWLRHTESKAVYTSENIKPVLTTILPELEGSAAEVFTRNVFFMVRKHLNRQELLISEGWSEDGGSRTYYYSKYGGHEISWRVDYDRSMEKLICSCMKFESKGIPCAHMFRVMVVEGMNRIPEACISKRWTKGVHCTNNGMKAFVADEQLTQMARYDTLKSSCNTMCYYASYMDDAFNDLQQMFDKHSVDLKEKWIDRGYGGDGFAMDSRVRNDRSRRTFGLLDPRVSRSKGDHKHAEAKKKRKCGHCRCEMQRLKEMVWLCMEVAAVTTDRLQSNTGLGIVFCYVSVG from the exons ATGGGGCAGGATGGGGCGCTTAAAACTCAACTCATGACATGGTGCAGGAAACAGAGAATTAATCAAATGGCGTTGGATGTTTGCGGCAGGTTAAGGTCATTTGACCTTAACCAAGAACCTGAGTGTGACCGAGACACATTCATTGAAGAAAGCGGTGGTTCAATAGGAGGACACGAAGATGAGGAGGCAGATGAATTGGTGGGCGCAATAGGCGTGGATGACGTAATGAAATTAACATTTGACACGGAAGAAGAAGCTGGGGAATTCTATAATTTGTATGCGAAACTAAGCGGATTTGGGATTCGTAAAAGTAATGCCAAACGAGATGCAGATGGCATTTCAAGATTTAGAAAATGGGTATGTTGCTGTGAAGGTTACAGGAATGAAAAGTGGTATAATTATGAAGACCGGAAAAGAGAAGCAAAACCAATCACAAGAACCGGGTGTGGGGCTTGCTTTCGCGTGAAATATGACATAGAATCGGTAAAGTATGTGGTGACACGTTTCATTATGGAGCACAATCACCCGCTGGCATCAGAGGCAAGTGTGCAACACATTAGGTCGCATAGAAAAGTGAGCGATGCAGAATATGCGCAGGCAAAAAGTCTAAAGTTGGTTGGGGCCAGAATATGCCAGATAATGAAACATTTTGTTATCAAAGCCGGAGGGTATAGTAACGTGGGATTTTGCATTAAGGATTTGTATAACCGAATGGACGAGGAACGTAGAAAAGATATTTTTAATGGCGATGCAGAAGGGGCACTTGGGTTCTTGGCAGCGAAGAAGGATGccgatgacat TGTATTTGGAGATGTATTGGTGTTTGATACaacatacaaaacaaataaataccaCAAGCCACTAGTTGTACTTGCAGGGGTAAACAACCATTTGAACAGTACTATTTTTGGCTGTGCACTGCTATCAGATGAGAGGATTGAAACATATGAATGGGTGCTAAGTACATTTGTAGAGGCTATGAAAGGTAGAAAGCCAGTAGCAGTGATGACAGATGGGGACAGTGCAATACGAAGAGCCATAAAGAATCTTCTCCCGGATGCTTGTCACAGGCTATGTTCGTGGCACTTGCATAGAAATGCACGGAGTAATATTCGCTGCGAGGAGTTTAATAACAGGTTCTATAACCTGATGGCGAGAAAGTGTAGCACTCTTGAGTTTGAGGATCGGTGGGCTAGGTTGGTTAATGAATGTGGGGTGGTAGAGAATGAGTGGGTGAAGAAGTTGTACCGTAGGAGAAGGTTATGGGCAGAGGCCTATTTACGCGATCATTTTTTTGCAGGTATGAGAAGTACTCAAAGGTGTGAGAAAATGAATGCTTTTTTGAATGAGTACTTGAATGAAAAAATGCGACTATATGAATTCGTTAGAAGTTTTGATTTGGCAATAGCATGGCTTCGACATACTGAGAGCAAAGCAGTTTACACAAGCGAAAACATAAAACCAGTCTTAACCACAATCCTGCCCGAATTAGAGGGGAGCGCAGCGGAGGTGTTTACAAGGAATGTGTTCTTCATGGTGAGGAAGCATTTGAACAGGCAAGAACTTCTAATTTCTGAGGGCTGGAGCGAGGATGGAGGGAGTCGTACATATTATTACTCGAAATATGGTGGACACGAAATAAGTTGGAGGGTGGATTATGATAGGTCAATGGAGAAACTAATCTGCTCTTGCATGAAATTCGAGTCAAAGGGGATTCCTTGTGCTCACATGTTTCGCGTGATGGTGGTAGAAGGAATGAACAGGATCCCAGAAGCATGCATTTCGAAGCGGTGGACAAAGGGAGTTCACTGTACTAATAATGGAATGAAAGCATTTGTTGCAGACGAACAGCTGACACAAATGGCCAGATATGACACTTTAAAGTCCAGCTGTAATACTATGTGTTACTATGCCTCCTACATGGATGATGCGTTTAATGACCTGCAACAGATGTTTGACAAGCATTCTGTGGATCTAAAGGAGAAGTGGATTGATAGGGGATATGGGGGAGATGGATTTGCAATGGATTCAAGAGTGAGGAACGATAGAAGTAGAAGAACATTCGGGCTGTTAGATCCCAGGGTGTCCCGGTCTAAAGGTGATCACAAGCATGCAGaagcaaagaagaaaagaaagtgtgGTCATTGCAG GTGTGAAATGCAGAGGTTGAAAGAGATGGTATGGTTGTGCATGGAAGTAGCAGCCGTGACGACAGACAGGTTACAGAGCAACACCGGCTTAGGGATTGTGTTTTGTTATGTATCGGTGGGGTGA